A window of Rhodobium gokarnense contains these coding sequences:
- a CDS encoding ribonuclease J, with the protein MADDNELVFLPLGGVGEIGMNMALYGYGPPDERIWMMVDCGITFAHESLPGVDVVFPDTRFIEEERANLAGIVLTHAHEDHYGAVLELWPRLEKQVFATRFTAGLLAAKAEGMQGAPKVPVTVVGQGDRVTVGPFEVEYVALSHSIPEPNALAIRTPLGTVLHSGDWKIDAEPGVGKAIDLPRLAEIGREGVRALICDSTNALREGRSRSEAEVAKALKDVVAAAPARVAVTLFSSNVARIRAVGEAARAAGRSVVVVGRSLWRMIDVAKECGYLGDLTFLEEEAYKDLPRQNVVLLCTGSQGENRAALARIAGGDHRNIDLTKGDTVIFSSRTIPGNERAVNTVINQLCDKGVTIVTDREAPIHTSGHPCRDELRELYGLLKPEVAVPVHGEALHLTRHAELARSLGVGEVMLAENGKMVRLAPGPAEIVDEAPAGVLYRDGNLIVDPDESGVRERRKLSFAGAVFVSLLLDTKGNIIADPEVAVIGLPDTDDVGEPFDAIVVDAVENAIHSIPRSRRRDPDLVGEAARRAARAAVLERWGKKTHVVVMASVV; encoded by the coding sequence ATGGCAGACGACAACGAACTGGTCTTCCTTCCGCTCGGCGGCGTCGGCGAAATCGGCATGAACATGGCGCTCTACGGCTATGGCCCGCCCGACGAGCGCATCTGGATGATGGTCGACTGCGGCATCACCTTCGCCCATGAGAGCCTGCCCGGCGTCGATGTCGTCTTTCCCGATACGCGCTTCATCGAGGAGGAGCGGGCGAACCTTGCCGGCATCGTCCTGACCCACGCCCATGAGGACCACTACGGCGCCGTGCTGGAACTCTGGCCGCGGCTGGAAAAGCAGGTGTTCGCGACCCGCTTCACCGCCGGGCTGCTCGCCGCCAAGGCCGAAGGCATGCAAGGGGCGCCAAAGGTTCCGGTGACGGTGGTGGGGCAGGGCGATCGCGTCACGGTCGGCCCCTTCGAGGTCGAATATGTGGCGCTCTCCCATTCCATTCCCGAGCCGAATGCACTCGCCATCCGCACCCCGCTCGGCACCGTCCTCCATTCCGGCGACTGGAAAATCGATGCCGAGCCCGGCGTCGGCAAGGCGATCGACCTGCCGCGGCTCGCCGAGATCGGCCGGGAAGGGGTCCGCGCCCTCATCTGCGATTCCACCAATGCGCTGCGGGAAGGGCGCAGCCGCAGCGAGGCGGAGGTGGCAAAGGCCCTGAAGGACGTCGTTGCCGCCGCTCCCGCGCGCGTCGCGGTGACGCTGTTCTCTTCCAACGTCGCCCGCATCCGCGCCGTCGGCGAGGCGGCCCGCGCGGCCGGCCGCAGCGTCGTCGTCGTCGGCCGCTCGCTCTGGCGGATGATCGATGTGGCCAAGGAATGCGGCTATCTCGGTGACCTGACGTTCCTGGAGGAGGAGGCCTATAAGGACCTGCCGCGCCAGAACGTCGTGCTGCTTTGCACCGGCTCGCAGGGCGAGAACCGCGCCGCGCTCGCCCGCATCGCCGGCGGCGACCACCGGAATATCGACCTCACGAAGGGCGACACGGTGATCTTTTCCTCGCGCACCATTCCCGGCAACGAGCGCGCCGTGAACACGGTCATCAACCAGCTCTGCGACAAGGGCGTGACCATCGTCACCGACCGCGAGGCGCCGATCCACACCTCCGGCCATCCGTGCCGCGATGAGCTCCGCGAACTCTACGGGCTCCTGAAGCCCGAGGTCGCCGTGCCGGTCCATGGCGAGGCGCTGCACCTGACACGCCATGCGGAGCTCGCCCGCTCCCTCGGCGTCGGCGAGGTGATGCTTGCGGAAAACGGCAAGATGGTCCGCCTCGCGCCGGGGCCGGCGGAGATCGTCGACGAGGCGCCGGCCGGCGTCCTCTACCGGGACGGCAACCTGATCGTCGACCCGGACGAAAGCGGCGTGCGCGAGCGGCGCAAGCTCTCCTTTGCCGGTGCCGTCTTCGTCTCGCTGCTGCTCGATACCAAGGGCAATATCATCGCCGATCCCGAGGTCGCCGTCATTGGCCTGCCGGACACCGACGACGTCGGCGAGCCGTTCGATGCCATCGTCGTCGATGCCGTGGAGAACGCCATCCACAGCATCCCGCGCTCGCGCCGGCGCGATCCCGACCTCGTCGGCGAGGCCGCCCGCCGGGCCGCCCGCGCCGCCGTGCTGGAGCGCTGGGGCAAGAAAACCCACGTCGTCGTCATGGCCAGCGTCGTTTGA
- the mce gene encoding methylmalonyl-CoA epimerase, whose amino-acid sequence MIGRLNHVAIAVSDIDAATAVYRDTLGGTVSDKVPQPDHGVTTVFVELPNTKIELLEPLGEGSPIQNFLDRNPTGGIHHLCYEVDDIIAARDHLKAEGARVLGNGDPKIGAHGKRVLFLHPKDFCGTLVELEEA is encoded by the coding sequence ATGATCGGACGTCTGAACCATGTGGCGATCGCCGTTTCCGACATCGATGCGGCGACCGCGGTCTATCGCGATACGCTCGGCGGTACGGTGTCGGACAAGGTGCCGCAGCCGGACCACGGCGTCACCACGGTCTTCGTGGAGCTTCCGAACACCAAGATCGAGCTGCTGGAGCCCCTCGGCGAGGGCTCGCCGATCCAGAACTTCCTCGACCGCAACCCGACCGGCGGCATCCATCACCTGTGCTACGAGGTCGACGACATCATCGCCGCCCGCGACCATTTGAAGGCCGAAGGCGCGCGCGTCCTCGGCAACGGCGATCCGAAGATCGGCGCCCACGGCAAGCGGGTGCTGTTCCTCCACCCCAAGGACTTCTGCGGCACCCTTGTCGAGCTGGAAGAAGCCTGA
- a CDS encoding DUF1467 family protein, translating into MSIWSALAIYFIIWWVVLFAVLPWGVRTQAEEDDIAPGTAPSAPARPMLIRKFLATTVVAGVIFAGLYALWAAGYRIDDIPMPGPR; encoded by the coding sequence ATGTCGATCTGGAGCGCGCTCGCGATCTATTTCATCATCTGGTGGGTGGTGCTGTTCGCCGTCCTGCCCTGGGGCGTACGCACCCAGGCGGAGGAGGACGACATCGCGCCCGGCACGGCGCCGAGCGCGCCGGCCCGCCCGATGCTGATCCGCAAGTTTCTAGCCACGACGGTCGTTGCCGGAGTGATTTTCGCCGGCCTTTACGCCCTTTGGGCAGCCGGCTACCGAATCGACGACATCCCGATGCCTGGTCCGCGATAG